From Fusarium musae strain F31 chromosome 8, whole genome shotgun sequence:
CGAGGTCCCATgatcctcttcaacatgCTCCTCTGCCTCATCGGACTCCCCATCATGGGCTGGGCTGCTAATCCCAACGTCCGCTACTTCggcgtcttcctcgtcaccGCCGGtgccaacagcaacatccCAACTGTCATGTCCTTCCAGGCCAACAACGTCCGCGGCCAGTGGAAGCGAGCCTTCTGCAGCGCTACTCTCGTCGGCTTTGGTGGTTTTGGCGGTATTGCGGGAAGTCTGGTGTTCCGCGAGCAGGACAAGCTCACGGGGTACAAGCCTGGTATGTGGGCTTGCATCGCCTGCTGTCTCGTCActgtcatcctcgtctgtcTCTGTGACTTGGACTTCAAGAGGCAGAATGCCAAGGCCGATCGGGGTGAGAAGGTGTTGGAGGCCCATGATGTGAGTAAGCCCCCTCGTGCTGGCATGACAACATCACTGACAAATATTCCAGGAGGGCGCTTCTTCCGATTTCCGCTATACTTACTAAGATGGGTGGAtacatgaatgaatgaatgtcaAATGCCAGGATGAGGTTGTTCTGTTTCTATGTATTCGTTTCAGTCTAGCCTAATAACGTCCATTGTTCACATCTCCTGTCTTTCAAACAGCTTGACCTGATCAATCTCACACTCATCTTGGTGACATGTTCGCCAGAGACAAAGCCTTCCTTGTCACATCAGAGATTATTCGTCCTCCCTAGTCATAATCTGGGTAGTGTTACTCTTTGACAACGTCGTGTCTCTTGTTCATGGCAGTGACCATCGCACAATGTGCACTCCCACCCGAACACTTGGCCTCCCACCGCCGTCGAACAAAGGACTTGTCTCCATTCAATAATTTGCACAAAAACCCAGCTCTGCCCACCATGACGTTACTCCCATACTAGAAGATATTGTCCCTCGTCGCGAACATGGGTCATCCTGAATACGCTGTCCCGGTATACCTAGGTGTCCTTGCCGTCCTGCTTGTGATGTGGCTTTTGGTTCCTATTGTGTTCATTGTGCTGTTGGTGGTTAAAACTCGTCTTGAGAGGAGGGAGATCGATTGGTTGGAGGAGGGTTACTTGGTCCCTggggatggggatgagatGCAGATGAACTATGAGACGTTCCTGCGTGTCCGGGCTTGAACATTAGAGGAGGATATGACTAGGTATACCTGGTAAAACTACTGACGCTTAGGTCAAACAACTGTTGATCCGTTGGAACCAATAACTGAAAGACTATTGATTAGTCTACTGTAAGTCATCTATATATACAAATCGCATTTCTACCATTTACATCATGAACAGAACCATCGCGACACCGAACACAGCACTCAAGATGGAGGCGTGAACACCACTAGCCGCATTCACATCTCCTCCTGCACTTCCGCCCTTGCCCTTCGCCTCACCCTGATCAGTATCCTCACTGCTCGTGGCATTCGTCTCAACAACACGCTCCTCCAGCTTAGGATCAAGAGGGTTATGCGCATCAAGATACCCAATGAGAACCTCATCCTGCGAATCGAGAGTAGCCAGGTTCTTAGCATCGATGCTGAAGAAGTTATCACCGCCTCCAGCAAGGAAATCAAGTGTGACGACGCGATACTCTGTCTTGTCCTCGAAAGCTTCACCGTTGAGAGTTgcgttgatgagcttggagcCGTTCTTGTTGTCAGGGTTGTACTCGATCTTAAGACCCTTTGAAACCTGGAACCACGATGTGatttccttcttgttcttttggtTAATGCCTGTTACTGCTCCTTCGAAAACTTCCTTGAGCTCAGAGCCGGTGAAAGTGAGCTCCACGATAGCGTTGCCGAAGGGGAAAGAAGTGAGAACTTCACCGCGAGTGATGTTTCCCTCGTCGATGGTGGCGCGAACTCCTCCAGCGTTGATGAAGGCGAAAGCGGgtttgtcgtcgtcgttgcGGCTTTGGTTAAGACGATACTCGAGCATTGCGTCAGCCATGACTTGGCCAAGAAGGCAGTCTCCCTGTTGGCAAGTTGACTGGTCAAGCTCAGCCTTTGTGTTTCCGACAACCTCAGCAGCGAACTTCTCAAAAGGAGCGCGCCACGATTTGATAGTCTTGTTGAGAGCCTCGTCCATCTCAGTCTGGTTGGTGAGGTGGATAGGAGCACCATGGTATTCGAGGGCTTTGCCGTACTTGTCGAAAGTAAGATCGATGGAGCCGAGATACTCACCCCATCGGTAGGCAGTGACAATAAAGACTTCGTCTCCGTTGATGTCCTTGACAATCGTGGGATAATCGCCCTCTGCCTTTTCCATGTCGCCGAGAAGAGTGTGGCTGTgaccgccgatgatgagggacAAACCCTCTGTCTTTGCGGCAAGCTCCTTGTCGACATCGTAGCCAATGTGGGTGAGGGCGACGATGCGGTTGATGTCGGTCTTGTTTCGAATCTCCCAGATAGACTTTTGCACTTCAGTGATGGGGTCAAGGAAGGTAGTCTTGTTTCCGACACTCGAGATTCCAGGCGTGGTGTCAGTCGTGACACCGATAACAGCCAGATCATGCTCCTTGAAGATCTGGTAATTCTTGATCGTCTTGTTGAGTCCCTCGTATTCACTCTTGACGTTGCACGAGACGACGGGGAACGTCAGGTTCTGGAGAAACTCGCCAAGCTCCTCGTCACCGCCATCCCACTCATGGTTACCAAGCGTCATAGCATCGAACTTCAAGGTGTTGAGGTTCTCAGCAATCTTGGACGGTCCGTAGAACGAGTAGAACAGCGTGCCTTGGAATTCATCGCCCGCGTTGAGCCACAGGTTATCAGGGTGATCTTTTCGCAGCCCATCGACTGTGTGCTTTATGCGCGCGTAACCGCCAAAGCAGCCCTTCTTGGGATCCACGCAGTCAGTGCCCGACTTTGCAAATTC
This genomic window contains:
- a CDS encoding hypothetical protein (EggNog:ENOG41), with protein sequence MKSSITLGALALAGLVSAEDVLYSKRLNKRFVDDDGHYNMSFFHVNDVHAHLDEFAKSGTDCVDPKKGCFGGYARIKHTVDGLRKDHPDNLWLNAGDEFQGTLFYSFYGPSKIAENLNTLKFDAMTLGNHEWDGGDEELGEFLQNLTFPVVSCNVKSEYEGLNKTIKNYQIFKEHDLAVIGVTTDTTPGISSVGNKTTFLDPITEVQKSIWEIRNKTDINRIVALTHIGYDVDKELAAKTEGLSLIIGGHSHTLLGDMEKAEGDYPTIVKDINGDEVFIVTAYRWGEYLGSIDLTFDKYGKALEYHGAPIHLTNQTEMDEALNKTIKSWRAPFEKFAAEVVGNTKAELDQSTCQQGDCLLGQVMADAMLEYRLNQSRNDDDKPAFAFINAGGVRATIDEGNITRGEVLTSFPFGNAIVELTFTGSELKEVFEGAVTGINQKNKKEITSWFQVSKGLKIEYNPDNKNGSKLINATLNGEAFEDKTEYRVVTLDFLAGGGDNFFSIDAKNLATLDSQDEVLIGYLDAHNPLDPKLEERVVETNATSSEDTDQGEAKGKGGSAGGDVNAASGVHASILSAVFGVAMVLFMM